CGGATTAGATCGCTACCGCGAATTTCTTTGCGACTCATCGTTGGGGGAAGACGTTGACCCTCTACAACAACCGTTTCAAGTCTTATCCCTGTGCCGAGGTATATCTTTAACTGCGTGGTCCCACCTGCTGTTACCGCTACTGTGGTGGTCGTCGGTATCTTGTGTGTTGGGTGTGTAATTGACAGCGTATAAGTCCCAGGAACGAGGGCCATAAACCGAAAGTTTCCAGATGCATCTGTTCTGCCAGAGGCATCAATTTCGATGAAACGGACCTCTGCCGCAGCAAGCGGTTTTCCCGTTGTTTGGCTGTAGACGTACCCGTCTATATCTCCGCTATCGGTGATGTTGATAAATGGAACCGCGACGCCAGGGTAGAACCTCCCGCGGAGTGTCTCACCTGCTCGGATCTCAATCGGAATTTCTGTGGCGGTATTGTGAGTCGGATGGGATATGGACAGTGTATATGTTCCGATGGGGATTTCGGTAAAGCGAAACGTTCCGTCTTTACCGGTTTTTTGCTGCTGACCGGTTTCAACAATGTGCACCTCCGCTTCAATCAAGGGAGCATCGGTATCGCGTTGGTAGGCAGTGCCTTCTATATCACCTGTGCGAGGAAACACTCGCTGCCAGATACTACTTTTCGTTTTCGGGGTCAGGTTTTCTTCAGAACTGTCCGTTCCAGCGGAAACAGAGAACGACATCATGAGCAGAACACACAAAGTAGAACATAAGCAAAATTTCATGAAAAGGCTTGGACCTCCACGTGGGACCTGAATTGTAGGTTTTAACGCTCGATTAGAGGATCCAGTTGACACAGAGATCGCGTTTATCAACGGGACACAAAACAGCCAAGCCTATAAGGAATCTTTCAATTCCCATAATGGATCGGCTGTAATGGTAGAACGGAAATTTATTTTTTTGTCTTCTTTTCAACCCAGGTTAATCTTTTTGCAACCAGAGGGTTAGCATCATCGCACCGGCGCCGATGACAGTCATGCTTGGGTAATACCACCACAGGAATCGGTTGCGTTTTTTCTCAATGGCTTTTCTTTCCTTTTGGATCTTCGCAATCGCTCTTTTCCCCTTTTCAAGGGAGGCAGGATCGTCGTTGAGCAACATCCAACGTTGAACGAACAATTCGTCCTCAGTTAGTTTACGAATCTCTGCATCCCAGTTGTCTAAAGGCGTTAGCCAGTATCCAAAGGAGGTAACGCTGATTACAACGAGGGTTGGGAGCCCGATGAGAGGTCTACTTTTTTCATGCGTGGATGAATCGTTCTTTTCTTTCGTTGGTGTAGCGACTGAGACATCTGCCAAGAGGATGGCAAATATTAAAGCGCAGATGAGTGTGAGACGTGATGCAAAGGGTAATGTCATGATTTCTCTCCTATGGATTTTGTTGAAAAAAGATACCTTTAGTCCATCTTAGAAACACATTCGTATTCGTGAAATTATTGAGGATTTCTGCGGTTAGCGCAGGGTTGCGCACGGCGAGCCATAAAAGCCCATCATCTTTTCCATGTTGCGCAAACTGTTCGTCTATTAAGCGGGCATCTTCTTTTTCAGTTTCCTTGACGAAGTTTTCAAGGGTGGCGAAGAATTCTTTTCCTTGATTTGGGTTTGGTAGATGCATTTCCATCCAAGCCTTCGTTGGAGCGTCCTCAAGAACTGATAGTTTTTTTTCGAGTACAGCCAGTATTGCCTTGATGATGTTTTCTTCGTTCCCCTCATGTATCATCTGATATAGTATTACGTTTGCACAGCGATACTTCAAAGTTATCTGATGGGCAATGACTAGGTCTTCTGCGTTGGGCTTATTGATAAATTCCTTCAAAAAAGGTTTGTATCTTTCCGGGTCAGGTTCTGCTACATCCAGGTACTCTGTCAATGTTTTAAATGGCTTCTTTGTTCTATATTCTTCGGTAAGAAAGTCCAAATATGTTTTAGAAGTTGTCACCTCACTGAGCTTTGTGAAGTCTGCATCAAAAATGGGTCGTGGAAATAACGTTTTAAGTTTCCTGAACGTGTCTTCAGGTGTGGGTTTGAGGGGTATAGGTTCGGCGATAAGGGTTCCGGACGCCGTGTCTATTTCTTCCGTTATGTCATTGTCTGGGTCCTCTGAGCAGCCCAACAATTGAAAAGCAATCGCGAGAAGTATAAAAGCTGTGAAACGTAGAGAATGCTGCATTGTTTGTCCCTTTTGTGTTATCGGTAATAGATGTTTGGTGCCGTATGGACAAGCACGGATACCTGTTCATATGTGGTGAATTCTAAAAATAAATAGACCACTTGTAGGGGCATCCCTTGTGGATGCCCAAAATCTACCATAATAGGATTCTGAGATTATTCCAAGCCTTCTATTGGCAGTCCACCGTTTCCTATGTCTCCTACTTTAATGGTGATCTGTTCCTCTTTAGACCCTGTCACGATAAAGCCCTCACCGAGTTCCCCTACAATCGCAGGATATAGGTCTTTGCTTATCATCCCGATCGGGGTTCCATACGCCGAGACTGATTTCGTTGAGAGGACCAAACGTGACAGGATCCCGTGTGTTACGGCTCGGTATATCGGTAATGCCGACTTTCCGTCAGCCAAAAAAGGATGACCGAACGCCACGAATTTATCCTCATATACCTGTGTTACCGTCCCGAAGCCAATGAGGTTTGTAACATCCCCTGTGACGACGGCGGCACCGATCATATCTCCTGCAGAGAGTTGTGTTGTCGCACCTACTGGCGGTGCTGCAGGGGCACCCCCGATATCGCCAAACATTTCAACGAAATTGAATTTTGAATTGGAGAGATGTGAAGAAAGTTCTGGAATCCTGTGGGGCTGAATCCCAGTAATCACCATAGGTGTTTTAACAGGTCCATACAAGGCATTAATCGCCAGGGCGGGTGCCCCAGGTGCCCCCTCTTCCTCTAAAAACTCACCCAATGTTGGGTGTTCGATAGCCGTTTCCATATAATCAATCGGTGTGACCAAGAACCGATACGGCGGTTTACTATACGAATACGCGAAGGCAAGCGCACCCATAACACGTCCCGGGGGACCGACCGGACTGCCCGACATGCCTGCCGCAATCTCTGCGGATTCATCAATCAGTTCGCACTCATAGACAGGGGTTCCAAAGGGACCGTTGTCTCGAACGGATCGAAGTCGCGCCTGAAGGATAACTTTACTGGTGCCTTCAAGCACGGTAATGAGTTCCAGGGGCGTCTTACTCGCCAGTTTCCGGACTTCATCCTCGTACATATTCTCCAGGACAACGTCTCCGACAAAACGTGGGGCGTTAAGAACTCCTGTTGAATTGTCTGTTATGGGGTTTTCAGACTGTGTTTGCTGTTCATCGGGAGAACAGCTGAGTTGGCAGAGTATTGCGAGGGTGATACCTGCAAAGACAAGAACACGTTTCACTTTGATTCCTCCAAAGACAGAGATGTTATGTAAGGTTAGTAGTTTTCTGCTTCAAGCGAGACCTGAAACATCCCGCGTTTTTCTGTCACAGCGTAGAGTTTGTTGCCATTGATAACGAGAGAGAGAACACTATCTGGCACTTCAGGTGATATCTGTTTCCATTCACTACGACGATTCAATTGATAGGCACCTTCATTTCCAGCACCATAGACCGTGGTGCCGGACACAGCAATTCGATCTATAATGGTATGCATCCCGGTCTTATCGGTGATCGCTCGCCAGTATTCACCCGTTTCTGAGGTCAAGACCCCTGCGTCTGTAGCGACATATACTGTTGGACCCGCAAAGACGATCTCTTTAAAGTGCTTGAAGCGCAGCGGCAAGTTTGAAGTCAGGTCTTTCCATGTGTTGCCACTATCAAACGATTGAAAAAGATGTCCGTCCCGTTTTCCGACATAGACGGTCTCTTTTGAGACAGCCAGTGCGATATTTTTCTGGTTCTCTTTCACAGCATCGTCATAATTATCAGGAAACGGAGTCTTATCTATCAATCCGGTGTTGAACCATTCTAACTCGCCGCGTTTCCAGCGGAAAATCCGCCTCTTATATTCCATATAAAATGTCTCGCCGCTCACTGCGAACTCCGCAGAGAACCTTTCGAGTTGTCGAGTTGCATCTGCCATACCTATTATGTCCATTACGAAGAGGCTTTCACCGAAAGTAGCAGGTCCTTGGATGGGGACTAACACGTCGCCGCTCGCAGAGAGACGGAAAAGGCGAACTTCATTTTGTGCGTCGAATGCTGCTGAGATGCCGTAAAGTACGCCGTCAGAGATCGCTAATTTTGCGGAAATCAAGAGATCCGTAGGTGGGGTTATGTCTGGCGGTTCTAACGCAAGTTCTGCGGAATTCACAGAAAGGGTTTTCCAGGATTTTCCGTTATCAGCGGATTTGGCGATACCAAAGCCGGTATTTGCGTAGAGTGCGTTTTTGAATGCTACAAGGTCAAACACTTTGGTGCCTACCATCCCTTTCGTAAATGGGTGCCATGACTGACCCCCATCGGTTGAACGGATCAATCCGTCGCGGATTCCAACTTTGAAGAATGTATTTTCGTCCATTGTTAATGTAGGGAACATACTGAAGGCCATCGCATTCATCAATGCATTCAGATCAGACGTGTCAAATCCGAAGTCTGTCCACGTTTTCCCGCCATCCGTTGAGCGGAATGTGGTGACGCCTAAGGCTAACAGCGTCTCTCCAGCCGCCAAAACTTTAACACCAGGTGATATTTTCATTGTAAACGAAGTGCTTTTCGGTGTTAACTCCGTCCACGTGTCGCCCAAGTCGGTCGAGTGGAAGATCTCCCACGAACTTGGGTTGTCACTGCTCATAACTTGACCGATGTACGCCCCAACGCCTTCAGGCGTGTTTAATTGCGAAAGATCGGGACCTGTCCCGACATAGAGGTTGTTTTTAGAAACTGCCAAGGAATGGATGGCTTTGGTGGTATCCACCGGCAATTTTTCCCACACTCCTGCGCGTGAACGGTAGAGGCCGTGGTTCATGCCTACAAACACAGTGTTTTCGATAGCAATAAGTGTAAGAATATGAGTGTTTTCATTGACGATCCCATCGTTCGTCGGAGTCCACTGTTTACCTCCGTTTTCGGATCGGAACAGCTGATTCTCGAGCGCAAGGTAGAGTCCGTGATCCGTTATCGCGAGTCCGACCGGGGTTCCTTTTGGGCGCGTGCCGAGTGACTTCCAATTCTCGTCGCTATCGGTTGAAGCCCACACCTCATCAGTGGATACAAGATAGAGGGTGCCGTTTCGTTCTGCCATGGGTTTACAGTTGTGGGCTGTGGAAGTCTCTGGAGGCAATGGACTCACGAGGGTCCATTCAGACACATTGGGTGCTAATCTATAAATACCGCTCGGGGAAGCGGTGTAGATATCCCTTGTGGAACTGAGGAGTAATCCCGAGACTGTTCCGCCTTCTGGACCATTTGCTTGTATCCACTGCTGTTTTGTTGATGGAAGTGTTTCCTGCTCTACCTGCGCGACGGCAAGCATAACAGGCTCGGAAACTTGGGGTCCCGCACCTTTACTTTTACCGGTGGTATCGAAACGTCCGGCTTGGTTCCGTAAATCCAGTTTTGCTTGTGTGTCAAGGACAACAGGGACATCGATGATTTCAACAGTGGTTTCTGATCTGGCGTTCAGATTATACGGCTTCTGAAAATGGGCGAGGTATTGCGACCCGACACCGATTATGAGAAAGATAAAGATGGCTGTTGCGGCAGAGATTGCCCAAGGTATTAAGGGTTTACTGTTCGTAGGCGGTGCCGGTTTTATGTTAGCAATCTGTTTTACAATGTTTTCAGTAAAAGCCATAGGTAGATCTACACTGCCAAGCGTTTCGCTCACCAAATCTTCTTGCGCCTTTAAACGATTCCGTGCACGCTGGAGACGGCTTTTAACTGTGTTTGGAGACACGCCTAAAAATTCACTGATCGCTTTATATGTCATTTCTCCAAGGTAGTGAAGTGTCACGACGGTGCGTTCGCTCTCCGGCAATTTTTCTAAAAGACTTCTGACGTGTTCTTGACGATGTTCGACGGAGGCGGCCTCACGTTGTTCGTCTTCGTAGTGACGGTAGGAGGATTCTTCGATCTCCTCTCCGCTGGTGGTTTCCAAGGATTCCATTGAGGGCTTCTGCTTTCGATGCCAGTCGATACAGATCCGATCAGCGATCACATAGAGCCAGCCAGCGAACTGGTTCGGATTCTTTAACGTCGCGAGTTTCTGGTAGGCTTTGAGGAAGGCGTCTTGTGTGAGTTCCTCGGCGATATGGAAGTCCCCGACCTTCCGCCAAGTGAGGGCGTGAACACTTTTCTGATATTTTTTTAACAGTGTGGTGAAGGCGTTCTCATCGCCTGTCAGGAATTGATTGACCAATTGGGCATCTTCGTTTTTCATCAAGTGTCTCCCGGGTGACTTAAACGTGCGCGTTTTTAACGCGCGAGTCTCAGACTGCTGTTACTAATTAATGACGAGATTTAAAGAACAGAAGGGTGCATAACGAGAAAAAATTAGAGAAATTATATCATAATTACGCTGAAATATTTTTTTTATATGACACAAGTTGCTACCGAATAGGTCTTGAGCGTTTAAACGCAGATTTTTCAGAGAAAAGCATCTCTTCATACCCCGTAGGGGTGCTATGTCTACAGAGATTTAAAATAAAAAGAGAGTGGTAATTCTGTTGGTAAAATCACCACTCTATTGGAGACACGTCGAGAGAATCGTTGCTCAAACGCCTATTGTTCTTTATTCAGAGAGACATGGAACATCCCGCGATGTTCGGTCACGATATAGAGTCCATAATTATTAATCACGAAAGCCTTGACCCTATCGGGCACTTCTGGTGTGATCTGTTCCCATTCATCTCGATTGTTCAGTCGATAAACCCCCTCATCACCAACACCGTAGACTGTTGTGGTATCCACAGCCATCCGATCAATGAGAGGGTGTGTGCCTGCCGTATCGGTGATCGCTCGCCAATGTTTACCGTCTTCTGAGGTCAAGACACCCGCGTCGGTCGCAACATAGACTGTTGAACCCGCAAAGATTATCTCTTTGAAACGCTCAAAACGCAGCGGTAGGTTTGCAGTCACATCTTTCCATGTAACACCACTGTCAAACGATTGGAATAGGATTCCATCGCGTTTTCCAACATAGACGGTCTCTTCTGAAACAGCAAGCTTGAAACTCCACATAGAATCATCACTGAAATCAGAGCGTTTGCTCGTATCTGTCAATCCGGTGTTAAACCATTTTGATTCACCGCGTTTCCATCGAAGAAGTTGCCGCATGTGTTCCACATAGAATGTATCACTGCTGACTGAAAACGCACCGAGTCCAAACATAAATCGTTCGAATTGGAACATTTTATTCATCCAATCCTTTATATCTCTAGTGGAAGGGACTTCCTCAAGGGCGGGGACCCCTTGGATGGGAACTAATACGTTCCCATTTGCAGAGAGGCGGAAGATGTGCAGTTTATACTCGAGGACTGAATCGGGTGAGGCCACATAAAGCGCACCCTCGGCGGTTGCGAATTTTGGGGAAATCAGAGGGGTGTCTGTCTCTTCTTGTTTTAGTGTGAGTTCACCAGAACTCACGGTGAGTTTGTTCCATGACGCGCCACCATCACTGGATTTGGAAACGCCCTGAGAGATTCTCGTGTAAAGCGTATCCTTGAACCCCACTAAGTTGGACATGCCCGCGCTTACGAGCCCATCCGTAAATGGATGCCACGATTCACCACCATCAGTTGAGCGTGTAAGCCCAGAAATGCTGTCTCTGAAAATAGTATTTTCATCCATCGCTACACTGGGAAATATAGTGGGTGTGACGATACTGGAGTTGAAACCAAATTCTGTCCATGTTTTTCCGGCATCGGTTGAGCGGAAGCTCAACATATCTAACACCAAAACGGCGTTTCCAGCTACCAAGACTTTAACACCCGATGAAACTCTCATCATGTGAGATTTACTTGTCGGTGTTATATTGGTCCACGACTCACCTAAATCGGTTGAATGGAAAACTTCCCATCTGGGTCCGGTATCGTTCATCATCTCTGCTATAAGCTCATCTATCTTCGCTTTCCTACCTTCAGGGGTTTCCATCTGAGATTTCGCTAGAGAAAGATCAGAACCCGTTCCGACATAGAGATCGTTTCCAGAGACTGCCAAAGAACGAATGGCTTTCGTGGTATCTATCGACAATTTCTTCGATGTGTCTGAATGCAGGCGGTAGAGTCCTTTGTTCGTGCCGACAAATACCGTGTTTTCAATAGCAACTATCGCATTAATACCGCTGTCTGCTATTTCATTGTTGAGCGGGCTCCACTCTTTACCTCCATTTGTTGACCGGAAGATGCCTTCGCCAGCTCGAAGCCCGAGGTACAAGGCGTCATCCGTTATCGCCAATCCAAGGGCGCGCCCCTTTGGACGTCCACCGAGTTTTCTCCATGTTTCGCCTCTATCTTTTGAAGTGAACACACCGTTAGAAAAGACGAGATAGAGCGTACCATTTCGTTCTGCTATCCGTATGCCGTCCCTGTCTACAGACGCCTCTGGAGGGACTGAATTAACGAGCGTCCAGGCGGGGGCATCTGGTGCTAATCTGTAGATACCGATTTTCGAAGTCGCATAGACATCCCCCCACGAACTGACTATTAAGCCCGATACTGAGGCTTCTTCTTGTGGACCGCTTGCCTGTATCCACTGCTGTTCTGTTGATGGACGCGTCTCCTTTTCTACCTGCGCGGCGGCAAGCATAACAGGTTCCGAAACTTGCGGACCGGTGCCACTGCTCTTCCCGGTGGTATCGAAACGTCCGGATTGGTTCCGTAGATCAGGTTTCGCTTGTGTATCCAAGACAATAGGGGCATCAATAATTTCAACCGTGATTTCCGATTGTGCGTTCAGGTTATACGGTTTCTGGAAGCGAGAAAGGTATTGAGACCCTGTACCTATTATGAGAAAGATAAAGATGGCTGTTGCGGCAGAAATTGCCCACGGCAGGAGCGGTTTGCTACTGGTAGGAGATATTGGTTGGAGTTCAGCGGTTTTCTTCAGAATATTCTCGGTGAGGTCGGCAGGCAATTGTACGCTGCCAAGGGTTTCCTGAATCATGGTTTCTTGCTCCTTTAAACGGTTCCGAGCCCGTTGGAGACGGCTCTTGATTGTGTTTACTGAGACACCTAAGAACTTACTTATTTCCTTCGTTGTCATTTCCCCGAGATAGTGGAGTGTCACGACGGTGCGTTCGCTCTCGGGGAGTTTCTCTAAGAGACTTCTGATGTACCTTTGACGGTGTTCCGTAGAGGCTTCCTCACGCTGTTCATCTTCGTAGTGCCGATAAGATGACATGTCTATCTCCTCTTCACTCGTAGTTTCTAAGGATTCCATCTGGGACTTCTGCTTTCGGTGCCAGGCGATACAGAGTCTGTCGGCAATCACATAGAGCCAGCCAGCGAACTGGTTCGGGTTCTTCAGCGTCCCAAGTTTCTGGTATGCCTTGAGGAAGGCGTCCTGCGTAAGTTCCTCAGCAGTATGGAAATCGCCGACCTTCCGCCATGCGAGGGCGTGGACGCTCTTCTGGTATTTTTTTACCAGTGTGGTGAAGGCACCCTCGTCCCCTGACAGGAATCGGTTAACCAGTTGGGCATCTTCGTTTTTCATCAAGTCTCTCCAAAATGAGTTGAGCATGCGTATTTTTAATGCGCGACTCTCGAACTGCTGTTACTATTAATGACGCGATTTAAAGAGGCAAAGGTTGCATAGCGAGAAAAAATATGAAAAATGTTTCACTTGACATAACATAGAAAAATCCGTATATTAAAGCATATCATGAAGCTCTTATCTATAAACGTCTCAAAACCGAAGCCTATTCAATACGGCGGCAAGACCATCCGAACCGGAATTTTCAAGGAACCGGTATCAGACACCGTCATGCTCAGAGAGAAGAACATCGACGGTGATGGACAGGGCGATCTGCGGGTGCATGGCGGTACCTATAAAGCCATCTACGGCTATCCCTTTGAACATTACGCCCACTGGCAGCAGGCATTACAAAGAGACAACTTGACCTACGGGCAGTTCGGCGAAAATCTCACGGTTGAAGGTCTGCTGGAAACGTCAGTTCATATTGGCGATGTCTTTCAGATAGGTTCAACAGTAAAATTGCAGATTACACAGCCGCGCGTGCCCTGTTTTAAGCTCGCATACAAGATGGAACTGCCGGAGTTCCCTAAACAGTTTTTAGA
This is a stretch of genomic DNA from Candidatus Poribacteria bacterium. It encodes these proteins:
- a CDS encoding sigma-70 family RNA polymerase sigma factor, with product MKNEDAQLVNQFLTGDENAFTTLLKKYQKSVHALTWRKVGDFHIAEELTQDAFLKAYQKLATLKNPNQFAGWLYVIADRICIDWHRKQKPSMESLETTSGEEIEESSYRHYEDEQREAASVEHRQEHVRSLLEKLPESERTVVTLHYLGEMTYKAISEFLGVSPNTVKSRLQRARNRLKAQEDLVSETLGSVDLPMAFTENIVKQIANIKPAPPTNSKPLIPWAISAATAIFIFLIIGVGSQYLAHFQKPYNLNARSETTVEIIDVPVVLDTQAKLDLRNQAGRFDTTGKSKGAGPQVSEPVMLAVAQVEQETLPSTKQQWIQANGPEGGTVSGLLLSSTRDIYTASPSGIYRLAPNVSEWTLVSPLPPETSTAHNCKPMAERNGTLYLVSTDEVWASTDSDENWKSLGTRPKGTPVGLAITDHGLYLALENQLFRSENGGKQWTPTNDGIVNENTHILTLIAIENTVFVGMNHGLYRSRAGVWEKLPVDTTKAIHSLAVSKNNLYVGTGPDLSQLNTPEGVGAYIGQVMSSDNPSSWEIFHSTDLGDTWTELTPKSTSFTMKISPGVKVLAAGETLLALGVTTFRSTDGGKTWTDFGFDTSDLNALMNAMAFSMFPTLTMDENTFFKVGIRDGLIRSTDGGQSWHPFTKGMVGTKVFDLVAFKNALYANTGFGIAKSADNGKSWKTLSVNSAELALEPPDITPPTDLLISAKLAISDGVLYGISAAFDAQNEVRLFRLSASGDVLVPIQGPATFGESLFVMDIIGMADATRQLERFSAEFAVSGETFYMEYKRRIFRWKRGELEWFNTGLIDKTPFPDNYDDAVKENQKNIALAVSKETVYVGKRDGHLFQSFDSGNTWKDLTSNLPLRFKHFKEIVFAGPTVYVATDAGVLTSETGEYWRAITDKTGMHTIIDRIAVSGTTVYGAGNEGAYQLNRRSEWKQISPEVPDSVLSLVINGNKLYAVTEKRGMFQVSLEAENY
- a CDS encoding MOSC domain-containing protein produces the protein MKLLSINVSKPKPIQYGGKTIRTGIFKEPVSDTVMLREKNIDGDGQGDLRVHGGTYKAIYGYPFEHYAHWQQALQRDNLTYGQFGENLTVEGLLETSVHIGDVFQIGSTVKLQITQPRVPCFKLAYKMELPEFPKQFLESRRVGFYFRVLEEGEIRAGDIITRIESASESMSITEILNLRYFDTDNREKIARARKLPALSPSWKRDFTKILSK
- a CDS encoding sigma-70 family RNA polymerase sigma factor is translated as MLNSFWRDLMKNEDAQLVNRFLSGDEGAFTTLVKKYQKSVHALAWRKVGDFHTAEELTQDAFLKAYQKLGTLKNPNQFAGWLYVIADRLCIAWHRKQKSQMESLETTSEEEIDMSSYRHYEDEQREEASTEHRQRYIRSLLEKLPESERTVVTLHYLGEMTTKEISKFLGVSVNTIKSRLQRARNRLKEQETMIQETLGSVQLPADLTENILKKTAELQPISPTSSKPLLPWAISAATAIFIFLIIGTGSQYLSRFQKPYNLNAQSEITVEIIDAPIVLDTQAKPDLRNQSGRFDTTGKSSGTGPQVSEPVMLAAAQVEKETRPSTEQQWIQASGPQEEASVSGLIVSSWGDVYATSKIGIYRLAPDAPAWTLVNSVPPEASVDRDGIRIAERNGTLYLVFSNGVFTSKDRGETWRKLGGRPKGRALGLAITDDALYLGLRAGEGIFRSTNGGKEWSPLNNEIADSGINAIVAIENTVFVGTNKGLYRLHSDTSKKLSIDTTKAIRSLAVSGNDLYVGTGSDLSLAKSQMETPEGRKAKIDELIAEMMNDTGPRWEVFHSTDLGESWTNITPTSKSHMMRVSSGVKVLVAGNAVLVLDMLSFRSTDAGKTWTEFGFNSSIVTPTIFPSVAMDENTIFRDSISGLTRSTDGGESWHPFTDGLVSAGMSNLVGFKDTLYTRISQGVSKSSDGGASWNKLTVSSGELTLKQEETDTPLISPKFATAEGALYVASPDSVLEYKLHIFRLSANGNVLVPIQGVPALEEVPSTRDIKDWMNKMFQFERFMFGLGAFSVSSDTFYVEHMRQLLRWKRGESKWFNTGLTDTSKRSDFSDDSMWSFKLAVSEETVYVGKRDGILFQSFDSGVTWKDVTANLPLRFERFKEIIFAGSTVYVATDAGVLTSEDGKHWRAITDTAGTHPLIDRMAVDTTTVYGVGDEGVYRLNNRDEWEQITPEVPDRVKAFVINNYGLYIVTEHRGMFHVSLNKEQ